A portion of the Paenibacillus marchantiae genome contains these proteins:
- a CDS encoding carboxylesterase/lipase family protein gives MRELQVNTRYGTVQGELLHGASVWKGIPYATPPVGELRFQAPIPPESWDGVREAKQFGPENIQPRNPQAEGLSGQPPVESEDSLYLNIWAPEKESHDPLPVMVWIHGGSFVSGAGSQPMYDGTQLVLRGDVIVVTINYRLGPLGFLHLAPLGDGFASNVGLLDQIAALQWVQDNIEAFGGDSHNVTVFGESAGSMSIAALMAMPAAKGLFHRAIMQSGASQVMPAEQASAIRDGMLKVLGVTPDDLHKLKSIPVEQIIAAGETVKQQSGAGMALLFQPVLDGVTLPKSPLQAVEEGAAQDIPVLIGTTLHEGSLFIQPQVPYSEEINMVKAVDFMTPDLENRAAIADNYPKTADGQAQVMTDLFFWRSAVQYAAAQQKHAPVWMYRFDWVMPEHPLLHKSIHSIDIFFAFNTLPVLKFMNAEPDAAAVKLAGKVQDAWISFAKQGKPETSGVNWPAYEDNRATLIFNHEVEVVHDPEASKRELLGL, from the coding sequence ATGAGGGAACTTCAAGTAAACACAAGATATGGCACGGTTCAAGGAGAGCTTCTGCATGGAGCGAGTGTATGGAAAGGCATTCCTTATGCTACACCACCCGTGGGTGAATTACGCTTTCAGGCTCCAATCCCACCCGAGTCGTGGGACGGAGTTCGGGAGGCGAAACAATTCGGTCCTGAAAATATACAGCCAAGAAATCCTCAAGCAGAGGGCCTATCTGGACAGCCTCCGGTGGAATCGGAAGATAGCCTTTACCTGAATATCTGGGCACCCGAAAAAGAAAGCCATGATCCACTTCCCGTAATGGTATGGATTCATGGCGGATCTTTCGTTTCAGGCGCTGGCAGCCAGCCCATGTACGATGGAACACAACTTGTCCTCCGGGGAGACGTTATCGTCGTGACGATCAACTATCGCCTGGGGCCGCTAGGGTTCTTGCATTTGGCTCCGCTTGGAGATGGTTTTGCATCTAATGTGGGTTTACTGGATCAGATTGCTGCGCTGCAATGGGTACAGGACAACATCGAAGCTTTTGGCGGTGATTCGCATAACGTCACTGTATTCGGAGAATCTGCGGGCAGCATGAGTATTGCGGCTTTGATGGCGATGCCAGCAGCCAAAGGGTTATTCCACCGCGCCATTATGCAAAGTGGAGCCTCACAAGTCATGCCAGCAGAGCAGGCTTCAGCCATTCGTGATGGCATGCTGAAGGTTCTGGGTGTAACACCGGATGACCTGCATAAACTCAAATCCATTCCAGTGGAGCAAATCATCGCTGCTGGCGAGACGGTCAAACAACAAAGCGGTGCAGGGATGGCCCTGTTGTTCCAGCCCGTACTGGATGGAGTTACACTTCCGAAGTCGCCTCTTCAGGCGGTAGAAGAGGGAGCCGCACAGGATATCCCTGTACTGATTGGAACTACTTTGCATGAAGGCTCGTTGTTCATTCAGCCTCAGGTGCCTTACTCCGAAGAGATCAATATGGTGAAGGCTGTTGATTTTATGACACCTGATCTGGAGAATCGGGCTGCCATTGCGGACAATTATCCCAAAACTGCAGATGGCCAGGCCCAGGTGATGACGGATCTGTTCTTCTGGCGCTCGGCTGTGCAATATGCGGCTGCTCAGCAGAAACATGCACCTGTATGGATGTATCGGTTTGATTGGGTGATGCCGGAGCATCCACTGCTGCATAAATCAATCCATAGTATCGATATCTTCTTTGCTTTTAATACGTTACCTGTATTGAAGTTTATGAATGCCGAACCGGATGCTGCCGCGGTAAAACTTGCAGGTAAAGTGCAGGATGCATGGATTTCGTTTGCCAAGCAGGGCAAGCCTGAGACATCGGGAGTTAATTGGCCTGCCTACGAAGATAATCGCGCTACGCTGATATTCAATCATGAAGTAGAGGTGGTCCATGACCCGGAAGCTTCCAAACGTGAGCTGCTGGGGCTATAG
- a CDS encoding carbohydrate ABC transporter permease has translation MNMTTLSNQTRKDNRREEVQKRKVPRAGKGFATALRYLLLVLVSLTMAFPFYWMVISGLKTNDEIWQFPPTFWPETFRWNNYVDAWQSAPFARYILNSTGVAAAICLIQVINSSMMAYALTHMRFRIKGVLTGLILVGYMIPSTAVYLPSYLVLSELKLLDSYTGLIVSNCVSVFSIFLIRQAFMQVSHELVEAGQLDGASHFRILWTIMTPLVRSSFAVMVLITFIDQYNNYFWPMLITKDPNLQLVSAGLRSFFVEGGAYGLAWPQIMAASAFTIAPLLILFLFTQKTIMQSVNITAGVNKN, from the coding sequence ATGAACATGACCACTCTAAGCAACCAAACAAGAAAAGATAATCGTCGTGAGGAAGTGCAGAAACGGAAGGTCCCTCGTGCAGGAAAAGGATTTGCTACCGCACTTCGCTATCTGCTGCTTGTGCTGGTGAGTCTGACGATGGCATTTCCGTTCTACTGGATGGTCATTAGCGGTTTAAAGACCAATGACGAGATCTGGCAGTTCCCGCCAACCTTCTGGCCCGAAACGTTCCGCTGGAACAATTATGTGGATGCGTGGCAGTCTGCTCCATTTGCCCGTTACATTCTGAACAGTACAGGGGTAGCGGCAGCGATCTGTCTGATCCAGGTCATTAACTCCAGCATGATGGCCTATGCACTCACCCATATGCGTTTTCGTATAAAAGGGGTACTCACCGGACTGATTCTGGTAGGCTACATGATTCCGAGTACCGCCGTTTATTTGCCCAGTTATTTGGTGCTCAGCGAACTTAAATTACTGGATTCCTATACCGGACTGATTGTGTCCAACTGTGTCAGTGTGTTCTCTATCTTCCTGATCCGTCAGGCGTTCATGCAGGTATCCCACGAATTGGTGGAAGCCGGCCAGTTGGATGGAGCGTCGCACTTTCGCATTCTGTGGACCATTATGACGCCGCTGGTTCGTTCGTCGTTTGCCGTGATGGTGTTGATTACATTCATTGACCAGTACAACAACTATTTCTGGCCGATGCTCATTACCAAAGACCCCAATCTGCAACTGGTATCCGCAGGTCTGCGCAGCTTTTTCGTGGAAGGTGGAGCCTACGGTCTGGCATGGCCGCAGATCATGGCTGCCAGTGCTTTTACCATCGCACCGCTGCTTATCCTTTTCCTGTTTACCCAGAAAACGATCATGCAGAGTGTGAATATTACTGCCGGCGTGAACAAGAACTGA
- a CDS encoding HAD family hydrolase, which yields MPELTLGSLSTPIEAILFDKDGTLLDFTAMWGFWTDCVMENFREELATRGLQFNAVEIPHIWGTFHDEQGRMNGYDVRGPLAMGTMEEVYAVLTWHGYRAGLSWAEAKIIVRECLLQAEYAMNKERPAQPLPGVLAFLEHCRSKGLKMGVVTADETENALSHLKWMGIESFFTVVVGTDQVGRGKPFPDMLLLACERLGVPTARVVVIGDTDGDMEMARAAGAAWKIAVGEPAHIKLADLTVRSFDELLEVEVNR from the coding sequence ATGCCCGAATTAACGCTTGGGAGCCTTTCTACCCCAATTGAGGCTATTTTGTTTGACAAGGATGGGACATTGCTTGATTTTACAGCCATGTGGGGCTTCTGGACCGATTGCGTGATGGAGAACTTCCGGGAAGAGCTTGCTACCCGTGGCCTTCAGTTCAATGCAGTAGAGATTCCTCATATATGGGGAACATTCCATGATGAGCAGGGACGAATGAACGGCTATGATGTGCGAGGACCCCTTGCCATGGGAACGATGGAGGAAGTCTACGCCGTATTAACTTGGCATGGCTATCGTGCAGGATTAAGCTGGGCGGAAGCGAAAATTATTGTGAGGGAATGTTTGCTGCAGGCAGAATACGCAATGAATAAGGAGCGCCCTGCTCAGCCCCTCCCAGGCGTTCTTGCCTTTCTTGAGCACTGTCGCAGCAAAGGACTGAAAATGGGTGTCGTCACAGCGGATGAGACAGAAAATGCCCTAAGTCATTTGAAGTGGATGGGGATTGAATCTTTTTTCACCGTAGTTGTAGGAACGGATCAGGTTGGACGGGGAAAACCGTTTCCTGACATGTTGCTGCTGGCGTGTGAGCGTCTGGGTGTACCTACTGCAAGAGTTGTCGTGATCGGCGATACGGATGGTGATATGGAGATGGCTCGTGCTGCCGGAGCTGCCTGGAAGATTGCTGTCGGCGAACCTGCTCATATCAAGCTCGCGGATCTTACGGTTCGTTCGTTTGATGAATTGCTGGAAGTCGAGGTAAACCGATGA
- a CDS encoding VanZ family protein encodes MSPYVFPVQTAFFIFVLIAMFLLVPWLIYGYRKDGFFSWSRFGVSFSFIFYLLAAYCLVILPFPTTRNTCAQQAADTVYYNLVPFTFVKDIMKETPIVWSQPASYMGMIQGRAFLQVLFNVMLLMPLGVYIRYFWQKRSYWKQALLSGFGLSLFFEITQITGFYSFYDCPYRLFDVDDLLLNTSGTILGFFAAPILLALFPSRASIQAKSEQILEQNKVYPVPQLLALIIDGVVVVFLSNLMSIFNWSNTNVIVSTLNTAIAMLFVFFFIPSLRDGKTPGSALMRFRYVHRDTGEPSSASLFKRLLALYAPWILVTVAQIITDYAFLNENVMLEPYKVWISVGIFGLHMLILLVLFVHVMLVLFSRGKRAFYCDDVSKTRASRK; translated from the coding sequence ATGTCACCCTATGTTTTTCCTGTCCAAACGGCTTTCTTTATTTTTGTCCTTATCGCCATGTTTCTGCTGGTTCCTTGGTTGATCTACGGATATCGGAAAGATGGATTTTTTAGCTGGTCGCGGTTTGGGGTCAGCTTCTCATTTATTTTCTACCTACTGGCTGCGTACTGTCTGGTTATTCTTCCTTTCCCGACCACTCGTAATACATGTGCACAGCAAGCAGCGGATACCGTATATTACAACCTTGTTCCGTTCACCTTTGTAAAAGATATTATGAAAGAAACACCAATCGTCTGGTCTCAACCCGCCAGCTATATGGGAATGATTCAGGGCAGAGCTTTTCTGCAAGTTCTGTTCAACGTAATGCTTCTCATGCCACTTGGCGTGTATATCCGTTATTTTTGGCAAAAGAGATCGTACTGGAAACAGGCTTTGTTAAGCGGATTCGGCTTATCCCTGTTCTTTGAGATTACCCAGATCACCGGCTTCTACAGTTTTTATGATTGCCCGTACCGGCTGTTTGACGTGGATGACCTGTTACTGAATACTTCAGGAACGATACTGGGTTTTTTCGCAGCTCCCATCTTGCTTGCCTTATTCCCGTCTCGAGCAAGTATTCAGGCGAAGAGCGAGCAGATTCTGGAACAAAACAAGGTCTATCCTGTGCCTCAATTACTGGCACTTATCATTGACGGTGTAGTTGTTGTATTCCTGTCCAATCTGATGTCCATATTTAATTGGAGTAATACAAATGTGATCGTCAGTACGCTAAATACGGCGATCGCCATGCTGTTTGTATTTTTCTTTATTCCATCCTTGCGAGATGGCAAGACTCCAGGGTCTGCCCTCATGCGGTTCAGATATGTTCACCGGGATACTGGGGAGCCTTCCAGCGCATCCCTGTTTAAAAGGTTGCTGGCACTTTACGCCCCTTGGATCTTGGTCACCGTAGCTCAAATCATAACCGATTATGCCTTTCTGAACGAAAATGTAATGCTCGAACCTTATAAGGTGTGGATCTCTGTCGGAATTTTTGGTCTGCATATGCTTATTCTCTTGGTGTTGTTCGTGCATGTCATGCTGGTGCTGTTCTCCCGAGGCAAGCGTGCGTTTTACTGTGATGATGTGTCCAAGACACGAGCTTCAAGAAAATAA
- a CDS encoding zinc ribbon domain-containing protein YjdM, whose product MSNLPNCPKCNSEYTYEDGNLLVCPECAHEWALASEQENAEETKVVRDSNGNVLNDGDTVTVIKDLKVKGSSLVVKQGTKVKNIRLIDGDHDIDCKIDSLGAMKLKSEFVKKI is encoded by the coding sequence ATGTCTAATTTGCCTAATTGCCCCAAATGTAATTCCGAATACACGTACGAGGACGGTAATTTGTTGGTGTGTCCAGAATGTGCGCACGAATGGGCGCTAGCGTCTGAACAAGAGAATGCGGAAGAAACTAAAGTAGTACGTGATTCGAATGGTAATGTCCTGAATGATGGCGATACCGTTACGGTCATTAAGGATTTGAAGGTGAAAGGCAGCTCGTTGGTAGTTAAGCAGGGCACCAAAGTCAAAAACATTCGTCTGATTGACGGTGACCATGACATCGACTGCAAAATCGACAGCCTGGGCGCGATGAAGCTGAAGTCCGAGTTTGTGAAAAAAATCTAG
- a CDS encoding carbohydrate ABC transporter permease: MRLKLWRETEAVLFTLPALIPLLIFWLGPLGYIVYLSFTDWDFMSPDKLFVGLDNYSYLLTNSEFYRSLKVTLLFGFGSVLPTIVGGLALAMLMNSKIKSSGLFRTLLFSPWVTPTVAVSIAWSWIFEPEVGLANLLLGWVGISPIGWLKDQNWALVAVLIVTLWKSIGWSMVFYLVALRNLPSDLLEAASIDGAGSWDKFRSITLPLISPTTFFLSIILTIQSLQAYDQINVMTQGGPAGSTRTLLYMYYQSAFESFNVGEASSIAVVIILICVLLSGVSFLLGRRLVHY, encoded by the coding sequence TTGCGTTTGAAATTATGGAGGGAGACAGAAGCGGTTCTCTTCACCCTTCCTGCCCTTATCCCATTACTCATTTTCTGGCTGGGGCCTTTGGGATACATTGTTTATCTGAGTTTTACGGATTGGGACTTCATGAGTCCTGACAAATTATTCGTCGGTTTGGATAACTACAGCTATCTGCTAACCAATTCTGAATTTTACCGTTCATTAAAAGTTACGCTGTTGTTCGGTTTTGGAAGTGTATTGCCTACGATTGTGGGTGGATTGGCGCTGGCCATGCTCATGAACAGCAAGATTAAGTCCTCCGGCTTGTTCCGGACGCTGCTGTTCTCCCCTTGGGTGACTCCGACAGTCGCAGTCTCCATTGCGTGGTCATGGATTTTCGAACCTGAAGTGGGGCTGGCCAACCTGTTGCTTGGCTGGGTCGGCATATCCCCGATCGGATGGCTGAAAGATCAGAACTGGGCACTGGTAGCTGTGCTCATCGTCACGCTGTGGAAATCGATTGGCTGGTCTATGGTATTTTATCTGGTCGCATTGCGTAACCTGCCATCCGATCTGCTTGAAGCGGCATCGATTGATGGGGCAGGCAGCTGGGACAAGTTCCGAAGCATTACACTGCCGTTGATTTCACCCACCACGTTCTTCCTGTCCATCATTCTGACGATCCAGTCGCTTCAGGCTTACGACCAGATCAACGTGATGACGCAAGGGGGACCAGCGGGATCAACAAGAACACTGCTTTACATGTATTATCAATCTGCATTTGAGTCCTTCAATGTGGGCGAGGCTTCTTCCATCGCCGTTGTTATTATTCTGATCTGCGTTCTGCTGTCAGGAGTATCTTTCCTGCTCGGCCGACGCCTGGTGCACTATTGA
- a CDS encoding RNA polymerase sigma factor: MNEKELFEIYNKDVYRTCYYMLHHAQDAEDVCHDVFITVFRQDWQKVEYMKTWLMRITVNHCLNFLKRERTAKQREKRQFILTPQRTADPVDTLIEHVEESEVWAQWVHELPEKIRSAILLRYMNELSLSETAEILEVPLGTVKSRVYKGIRLLRKKWDQARKQHQKGEMYSEAYGKSVVSSSEK; the protein is encoded by the coding sequence TTGAACGAAAAGGAATTGTTTGAGATATACAACAAGGATGTGTACCGAACTTGTTATTACATGCTCCATCATGCTCAGGATGCCGAAGATGTATGCCACGATGTTTTTATTACGGTATTTCGTCAGGATTGGCAGAAGGTTGAATACATGAAGACATGGCTGATGAGAATTACGGTGAATCATTGTCTTAACTTTCTGAAGAGGGAACGCACAGCCAAGCAGCGGGAGAAAAGGCAGTTTATTCTCACCCCTCAACGAACTGCTGATCCGGTTGATACGTTGATCGAACATGTGGAGGAGTCCGAGGTCTGGGCACAATGGGTTCATGAGCTACCTGAAAAGATACGTTCAGCGATTCTGCTGCGTTATATGAACGAATTAAGTTTATCCGAAACTGCAGAGATTCTGGAAGTGCCACTGGGAACGGTGAAGTCCAGAGTATATAAGGGAATTCGATTGCTTAGGAAAAAATGGGATCAAGCCAGAAAGCAACATCAGAAAGGGGAAATGTATAGTGAAGCATACGGAAAATCTGTTGTCTCGTCATCTGAAAAATAA
- a CDS encoding metallophosphoesterase family protein — protein MGNENKHEQPIISFQVITDTHVREQADHIHNRHLEKALEDIATYSHGSSGIMHVGDVTDRGLPQEYQELQRILEAHGESLPQIRYTVGNHDIGAILWGDPPLNLTTMTQHEVGQVLGHSGDMGQVEAHGIEKPQNSISIEELWQKRLSDFTAITGMNGSYHDHWIDGYHYIFLGTEQPHPKDCDMSADQLQWLETKLSEQTLPEHPIFVFLHQPLMDTVAGSMKEQGWYGVSQDAALKAVLSRYPQVILFSGHTHWQLEAQRTMYEGGGQLPTMFNASSVAYLWTDEDEHLEGSESLHVDVYRDRVVVKGRNHITGSWIEGAEYTVPYPVKVNGGN, from the coding sequence ATGGGAAATGAAAATAAACACGAACAACCGATAATCAGCTTCCAGGTCATCACAGATACTCATGTGAGAGAGCAGGCTGATCATATCCATAACCGTCATCTGGAGAAAGCGCTGGAAGACATCGCAACGTATAGCCATGGCAGCAGCGGAATTATGCATGTGGGCGATGTGACTGATCGTGGACTGCCTCAAGAATACCAAGAGTTGCAGCGTATATTGGAGGCTCACGGCGAATCACTGCCTCAAATCCGTTACACTGTAGGCAATCATGATATTGGAGCCATTCTATGGGGAGATCCGCCGCTGAACCTGACCACAATGACCCAGCACGAGGTGGGTCAGGTGTTGGGGCATTCAGGGGATATGGGCCAGGTCGAGGCTCATGGTATTGAAAAACCCCAGAATTCCATCTCAATTGAAGAGTTATGGCAGAAGCGGCTGAGTGATTTTACAGCAATCACAGGTATGAACGGATCGTATCACGACCACTGGATCGACGGGTATCATTATATCTTCCTGGGAACGGAGCAGCCTCATCCAAAAGATTGTGATATGTCTGCCGATCAACTGCAATGGCTGGAAACAAAACTATCGGAGCAAACATTACCTGAGCATCCGATTTTTGTCTTTCTCCATCAACCACTGATGGATACAGTCGCGGGTTCCATGAAGGAACAGGGTTGGTATGGCGTGAGTCAGGACGCAGCATTAAAGGCTGTGCTAAGTCGTTATCCGCAGGTCATCCTCTTCTCTGGGCACACCCATTGGCAATTAGAGGCTCAGCGTACCATGTACGAAGGTGGCGGACAGTTGCCAACGATGTTTAATGCTTCCTCTGTAGCTTATCTCTGGACGGATGAGGATGAGCATCTGGAGGGAAGTGAGAGTCTGCATGTGGATGTATACCGTGATCGGGTTGTCGTTAAGGGACGTAATCATATAACCGGGAGCTGGATTGAAGGCGCAGAATATACGGTTCCTTATCCGGTAAAAGTAAACGGCGGTAATTGA
- a CDS encoding ABC transporter substrate-binding protein, whose protein sequence is MKLGQASMKWRNKLKLRWRGGMSLVLAASFALITACGSSADSGTGTGSDAVAANGADSASSSPVEIEFWYGLGGNLGDNMKKTIDAFNASQNEVVVKGIVQADYTETEQKLQAAIASKKVPAAVLSSNIDWARKGYYAPLDELIAADQSFNKEDYVQTFLEQGKVDGKQYFLPMYGTTQIMYYRMDALKDNNIDPATLTTWEALAEAAAKMSKQENGKTTFYGWEPMWGSDNMIDAVLGKGGKILSDDGKTVTIDSPEWVETWELFRKWINEDKTMGIHFGGQGWEYWYKTIDDVMKNKAAGYTGSSGDQGDLDFSIVAAMEQPGWEGVGQGKPVASAIMAGIPAEASPEQQQAAYKWLTYFSETVNTAAWSMNTGYIAVRQSAQEDPAFKTFSEENPQIKVPLQQASHASAPFQDPTGGKINDALKDAADQVQINNIPAAQALKEAKEKAQKELDRVK, encoded by the coding sequence ATGAAATTGGGTCAAGCGAGTATGAAATGGCGTAACAAATTAAAGCTCAGGTGGAGAGGGGGCATGTCGCTGGTACTGGCTGCGAGTTTTGCCCTGATCACCGCGTGTGGTTCCTCTGCCGATAGCGGCACGGGCACGGGTTCAGATGCAGTAGCTGCGAATGGAGCTGATTCTGCATCAAGTAGTCCGGTCGAGATTGAGTTCTGGTATGGTCTGGGTGGTAACCTGGGAGATAACATGAAGAAGACGATTGACGCCTTCAATGCATCCCAGAACGAAGTTGTTGTGAAAGGGATTGTACAAGCCGATTACACGGAGACCGAACAGAAACTGCAGGCTGCCATTGCCTCGAAAAAAGTACCCGCCGCTGTACTAAGCTCCAATATCGACTGGGCGCGCAAAGGCTACTATGCACCTCTGGATGAGCTGATCGCCGCCGATCAGAGCTTTAACAAGGAAGATTACGTGCAAACCTTCCTGGAGCAGGGAAAAGTAGACGGCAAGCAATATTTCTTACCGATGTACGGAACAACTCAGATTATGTATTACCGTATGGATGCGCTGAAAGATAATAATATCGATCCTGCCACTCTGACCACATGGGAGGCACTTGCTGAAGCGGCAGCGAAGATGAGCAAGCAGGAGAATGGCAAGACAACCTTCTACGGCTGGGAGCCGATGTGGGGTAGCGATAACATGATCGACGCCGTGCTGGGCAAAGGCGGGAAGATTCTGAGTGATGACGGCAAGACCGTAACGATTGATTCACCGGAATGGGTAGAGACGTGGGAGCTGTTCCGCAAGTGGATTAATGAGGACAAGACCATGGGTATTCATTTTGGCGGCCAAGGCTGGGAGTACTGGTACAAAACCATTGATGATGTCATGAAAAATAAAGCAGCTGGATACACCGGTTCCAGCGGTGACCAGGGAGATCTCGATTTCAGCATCGTTGCAGCCATGGAACAACCGGGCTGGGAAGGTGTAGGCCAAGGCAAACCTGTAGCGAGTGCGATCATGGCAGGTATCCCGGCCGAAGCGAGTCCAGAACAGCAACAAGCAGCTTATAAATGGCTGACGTATTTCTCGGAAACAGTGAATACAGCAGCTTGGTCCATGAACACAGGTTACATTGCAGTTCGTCAATCTGCTCAAGAAGATCCTGCTTTCAAAACGTTCAGTGAAGAGAACCCGCAAATCAAGGTTCCACTGCAGCAGGCTTCCCATGCTTCGGCTCCGTTCCAGGACCCGACCGGAGGCAAAATCAATGATGCACTGAAGGATGCAGCAGATCAGGTGCAGATTAATAACATTCCAGCGGCACAAGCGCTGAAAGAAGCCAAAGAAAAGGCTCAAAAAGAATTGGATCGCGTGAAATAA
- a CDS encoding GbsR/MarR family transcriptional regulator, producing MGKEAAEDQNHSSLSYRPELREKVIDAIANTMDLYGVNHSFGQLYGIMYFEDRPMTLEEMKTSMNMSKSNMSYAVRSLTESQMIYKLEEKRERQDQYLAETNFFRTFQNFFGAKLQREIDVMQESLREVIPQLSEIILARTTPPEEREDALRDLHKLQHAEQYYEWLQGFVDQLRDGVFYKDAPHESD from the coding sequence GTGGGAAAAGAAGCTGCCGAGGACCAGAACCATTCGTCGTTGTCCTATCGGCCCGAGCTGAGGGAGAAAGTCATTGACGCCATTGCCAATACCATGGATCTGTATGGAGTCAATCATTCATTTGGTCAACTGTATGGCATTATGTATTTTGAGGATCGTCCCATGACGCTGGAAGAGATGAAAACGTCCATGAACATGAGCAAAAGTAATATGAGTTATGCTGTACGTTCGCTTACCGAATCTCAGATGATCTATAAATTGGAGGAAAAGCGGGAACGCCAGGATCAGTATCTGGCCGAAACCAACTTTTTCCGTACGTTTCAGAACTTCTTCGGGGCCAAGCTTCAACGGGAAATCGACGTGATGCAGGAAAGCCTTCGGGAGGTCATTCCGCAGTTATCGGAGATTATTCTCGCCAGAACAACTCCGCCGGAGGAACGGGAAGACGCTTTGCGGGATTTGCATAAACTTCAGCATGCGGAGCAGTATTATGAGTGGTTGCAGGGATTTGTAGATCAACTGCGGGATGGAGTTTTTTACAAAGACGCTCCACATGAAAGTGATTAA
- a CDS encoding DMT family transporter, with translation MTNHSYTGWILLALAIGLELSGTILMRVSDGFTRVWPSILMFACYGASFTLLNFAVKYMPLGVAYSIWSGVGITLIGIVGHYFLGERLKAMSIVWMGFILIGIIGLKWSDS, from the coding sequence ATGACGAACCATTCGTATACGGGATGGATACTACTTGCCCTAGCGATTGGATTGGAGCTGAGCGGTACGATTCTGATGAGGGTCTCGGATGGTTTTACCCGCGTATGGCCTTCCATTCTTATGTTTGCTTGTTATGGAGCGAGCTTTACCCTGTTGAATTTTGCTGTGAAGTATATGCCGCTAGGTGTTGCTTATTCCATCTGGTCGGGCGTAGGCATTACATTGATTGGGATCGTGGGACATTACTTTCTGGGTGAACGTCTGAAGGCGATGTCGATCGTCTGGATGGGCTTTATTCTGATTGGCATTATTGGACTGAAATGGAGTGATTCCTGA